Proteins encoded together in one Psychrobacter sp. 28M-43 window:
- a CDS encoding 16S rRNA (uracil(1498)-N(3))-methyltransferase, with protein MGELPLGSNVELPDSVVHHWCRVLRAHIGDQGVLFDGFGGEYTVKLQAISKKNATATLLTHIDDDRTPPTITQIGLVMSRGERMDYAIQKATELGVTAIQLLSSHHGEVTLKPAQVEKKLAHWQQVAIAACEQCGLNRPPLILAPQSINEWLSNTNSEAMATGVTKAQMAVSSIVSVLSHDPYYQVLANAADLCMQMSVPAAGQPAMPNALSDILKQQTPYIKLLIGPEGGLSQDECQQAQSVGFEPWQIGTRVLRTETAPVVALATLHALST; from the coding sequence TTGGGTGAGTTGCCACTAGGTAGCAATGTCGAATTACCCGATAGTGTTGTCCATCACTGGTGCCGTGTACTACGAGCCCATATTGGTGATCAAGGGGTTTTGTTCGATGGATTTGGCGGCGAATATACAGTAAAGCTACAGGCAATCAGTAAAAAAAATGCCACTGCTACTTTGCTTACACATATAGACGACGATCGTACGCCGCCTACTATCACTCAGATTGGTTTGGTAATGAGCCGCGGTGAGCGTATGGACTATGCTATTCAAAAAGCAACTGAGCTTGGGGTGACTGCTATTCAGTTGCTCAGCAGCCACCATGGTGAAGTCACATTGAAACCCGCTCAAGTTGAAAAGAAACTGGCACATTGGCAACAAGTAGCGATTGCCGCTTGTGAACAATGTGGTCTTAATCGTCCGCCTCTTATTCTTGCGCCACAATCTATCAATGAATGGCTAAGCAATACCAATTCTGAGGCTATGGCTACTGGCGTTACGAAGGCGCAAATGGCCGTCAGTTCTATCGTTTCTGTGCTTAGTCATGATCCTTACTACCAAGTATTAGCAAACGCTGCAGATCTATGTATGCAAATGAGTGTACCAGCAGCAGGACAGCCTGCCATGCCTAACGCTCTATCTGATATTCTTAAACAACAGACCCCTTATATCAAACTGTTGATCGGGCCTGAGGGAGGTCTGAGTCAAGATGAATGTCAGCAGGCACAGAGTGTTGGATTTGAGCCTTGGCAGATCGGCACAAGAGTCTTGCGTACCGAGACTGCACCAGTGGTAGCGTTAGCTACTTTACATGCCTTAAGCACCTAG
- the metF gene encoding methylenetetrahydrofolate reductase [NAD(P)H], translating into MSKPAFSFEFFPAKTEQGHEKLLSTYDELNKLSPAYFSVTYGAGGSTRSRTLDIVQALSARGTTEIAPHLSCIGDDKSEIAELLEYYKTLGIRRLVALRGDLPSGQVGMGELPFAVDLVKYIREHSGDHFHIEVASYPEMHPQARSFEFDIDNLVNKYQAGANASITQFFYNADSYLYLRDKLEKRGIDTVAQPLVAGIMPITNSSNLLRFADSCGADIPRYVRKQLTDFGDDSKAIREFGFDVVYRLCERLIAEGVPAMHFYSMNKVEPNKRLVEALGLTA; encoded by the coding sequence GTGAGTAAGCCTGCTTTCTCCTTTGAGTTCTTTCCTGCAAAGACCGAGCAAGGTCACGAAAAGCTTCTCAGCACTTATGATGAGCTTAATAAGTTGTCACCAGCTTATTTTTCGGTAACTTACGGTGCGGGCGGTTCAACCCGTAGCCGCACCTTAGATATCGTACAGGCACTAAGTGCGCGTGGTACCACTGAAATCGCGCCGCACCTGTCTTGTATTGGTGATGATAAAAGTGAAATCGCTGAATTGCTCGAGTATTATAAGACTTTAGGTATTAGACGTTTAGTAGCGCTACGCGGCGACTTGCCATCAGGTCAGGTGGGCATGGGTGAGCTACCATTTGCGGTAGATTTGGTAAAGTACATTCGTGAGCATTCAGGTGATCACTTCCATATCGAAGTGGCCTCCTACCCTGAAATGCACCCACAAGCGCGTAGCTTTGAGTTTGATATCGATAATCTGGTAAATAAATACCAAGCTGGTGCCAATGCGTCGATTACTCAGTTTTTTTACAACGCTGACAGCTATCTGTACTTGCGTGATAAGTTAGAGAAACGCGGTATTGATACGGTAGCTCAGCCTTTGGTCGCTGGTATCATGCCAATTACCAATTCAAGCAATCTCTTGCGTTTTGCTGATAGCTGTGGTGCTGATATTCCGCGCTATGTACGTAAGCAGTTGACGGATTTTGGTGACGATAGTAAGGCTATTCGCGAGTTTGGATTTGATGTGGTTTATCGCTTGTGTGAACGCTTGATTGCCGAGGGCGTACCTGCCATGCATTTTTATAGCATGAACAAAGTTGAGCCAAACAAACGCTTGGTAGAAGCATTGGGATTGACTGCTTAA
- a CDS encoding putative bifunctional diguanylate cyclase/phosphodiesterase, with protein MSNFDTIPVSIKQQLMSTLCEQLEDAIFVLDDNLRYLAVNASYELMIGYKEEFLVGRPLGIYAAKFLSEAEQLILKDISKNLDSHGFYELDFAMINRYGEPIDCHVTYRKIYVEQTAYHVGMLRDMSSVIKDQKQVAHLLNYDQLTGLPNRKVFLSQTSDMLLDSYQEVVLVRLNIDRYRNLASLLGPDGANDLIKNFVKGVEKLKLHNLRSFSHFGGDDFALLFEVKDANMVRHQLDTLMQMCERPFSTDKSHATDTNIYYHISVGVSCFPKDDNEVTGLLTKAEKALDYVKQHGGDDIRWYDEAIESATAGSLELESELRTATLEGQFVPYYQPKFSLETGAITGFEALVRWQHPTRGLLKPVHFINAIIAHKLSFDLFSQLAIKIVKQLAIWQQQGFHQHVCINADAAEFSHPDFFDMVSTLLTENDVAANQLHIEVTESSLIQRHDNVKKQLNSLRELGVRLALDDFGTGYASLSYLQEYPFDFIKIDKSFISNIETDRTQHAIVKAILDLAVALDMQVVAEGIETEQQRDVLLDMGCKIGQGYWFSKPVAADVATAMLLKQNASE; from the coding sequence ATGAGCAATTTTGACACTATTCCAGTATCAATCAAGCAGCAGTTGATGAGTACGCTATGTGAACAGCTTGAAGACGCCATATTTGTATTAGATGATAATTTACGTTATTTAGCGGTTAATGCCAGTTATGAGCTTATGATTGGCTACAAAGAAGAGTTCTTAGTTGGTCGGCCACTTGGTATTTATGCTGCTAAGTTTTTATCAGAAGCAGAGCAGCTGATCTTGAAAGACATCAGTAAAAACCTAGACAGTCATGGATTTTACGAACTTGATTTTGCGATGATTAATCGTTATGGCGAGCCTATTGATTGCCATGTCACTTATCGCAAGATTTATGTCGAACAGACGGCCTACCATGTCGGTATGCTGCGTGACATGTCATCCGTTATCAAAGACCAAAAACAGGTCGCGCATTTACTCAACTATGATCAGCTCACAGGTCTCCCTAACCGCAAGGTATTTTTGAGTCAGACAAGCGACATGCTATTAGATAGTTATCAAGAGGTTGTCCTTGTACGCTTAAATATTGATCGTTATCGCAATCTTGCCAGCCTACTAGGGCCTGATGGTGCCAATGACTTAATAAAAAACTTTGTAAAAGGAGTCGAAAAGCTCAAACTGCATAATTTACGCTCTTTTTCTCACTTTGGTGGTGATGATTTTGCGCTACTGTTTGAAGTTAAAGATGCCAATATGGTACGTCATCAACTAGACACACTCATGCAAATGTGTGAACGCCCCTTCTCTACTGATAAGAGCCATGCAACAGATACAAATATCTATTACCATATTTCTGTGGGTGTCAGCTGTTTTCCAAAAGATGATAACGAAGTAACCGGTTTATTGACCAAAGCAGAAAAAGCATTGGACTATGTCAAGCAGCACGGTGGCGATGATATACGTTGGTACGATGAGGCCATTGAAAGCGCCACCGCTGGTAGTTTAGAGCTAGAGTCTGAGCTTAGAACGGCTACCCTTGAAGGTCAATTCGTTCCTTATTATCAGCCAAAGTTCTCATTGGAGACTGGTGCTATCACAGGTTTTGAAGCATTGGTACGTTGGCAACACCCTACTCGCGGATTGCTCAAGCCCGTTCATTTTATCAATGCCATTATCGCGCACAAGCTCTCCTTTGATTTGTTTTCGCAACTGGCCATTAAAATTGTCAAACAACTAGCCATTTGGCAACAGCAAGGGTTTCATCAACACGTCTGTATCAACGCTGATGCCGCGGAATTTAGCCACCCTGACTTCTTTGATATGGTAAGCACACTACTGACCGAGAATGACGTTGCTGCCAATCAATTGCACATTGAAGTGACCGAGTCGTCGTTGATTCAGCGTCATGATAATGTAAAAAAACAGCTTAACTCGCTTAGAGAGCTTGGCGTACGTCTAGCGCTCGATGATTTCGGTACTGGTTATGCATCATTAAGCTACTTACAAGAATACCCATTTGATTTTATCAAGATTGATAAGAGCTTTATCTCCAATATTGAAACCGATCGTACCCAGCACGCGATTGTAAAAGCCATTTTAGACTTAGCAGTCGCTTTAGACATGCAAGTCGTTGCTGAAGGTATCGAAACTGAGCAGCAGCGCGATGTGTTGTTAGATATGGGGTGCAAAATTGGTCAGGGCTATTGGTTTAGCAAACCCGTGGCTGCTGATGTTGCCACTGCGATGCTGCTTAAACAAAATGCTTCTGAGTAA
- a CDS encoding Smr/MutS family protein, translating to MSNSLFSKEMQDQLKELKGQLSKGRDTNSPEGENQKPTEPVSLPTQKQVKKTVKQLDSEHIDDDKVLFMQAMHGVNQLEDKNVRSPASATKAGKPDAATLSKRAAAQGSEASDLGAGLSDMQALLNPVAAEAYLSYKQPTLQNKIFDQLKKGKLRWYDAVDIHGCTIEEAREAMTQLLSQAKQKNETMVKIVHGKGSEAILKTCINGWLRQLPEVLAFCSAPPKDGGNGAVLVLLKKPKADGE from the coding sequence ATGTCAAACTCTCTGTTTTCAAAAGAAATGCAAGACCAGCTCAAAGAACTCAAAGGCCAGCTGAGCAAGGGCCGTGATACCAATTCTCCTGAAGGTGAGAATCAAAAGCCAACTGAGCCGGTGTCGCTACCGACTCAAAAACAAGTAAAAAAGACAGTTAAGCAGCTAGATAGTGAACATATCGATGACGATAAAGTTCTGTTTATGCAAGCCATGCACGGTGTCAATCAGTTGGAAGATAAAAATGTTCGCTCACCTGCCAGCGCAACTAAAGCAGGCAAACCTGATGCAGCGACACTATCAAAACGTGCTGCGGCTCAAGGTAGTGAAGCCAGTGATCTAGGCGCAGGCTTGTCAGATATGCAAGCACTACTAAACCCTGTCGCTGCTGAAGCTTACTTGTCGTATAAGCAGCCTACACTGCAAAATAAAATCTTTGATCAGCTCAAAAAAGGCAAGCTGCGTTGGTATGATGCGGTAGATATCCATGGCTGTACGATAGAAGAAGCACGCGAAGCGATGACTCAGCTATTGAGCCAAGCCAAGCAGAAAAACGAAACTATGGTGAAAATCGTCCATGGTAAAGGTAGCGAAGCGATTCTAAAAACCTGTATCAATGGCTGGTTGCGTCAATTGCCAGAAGTACTAGCATTTTGCTCTGCGCCACCAAAAGATGGTGGTAACGGTGCTGTACTAGTACTACTTAAAAAACCTAAAGCAGATGGCGAATAG
- a CDS encoding mechanosensitive ion channel family protein, protein MPFIVAMLLLTMLLSIALPNNAYAVEAGALGVGNDSSGETVSTPLPDSFGRDTPRHTVQGFISALGENDYLLASNYLNLSKSDNPTTVVRQFKQALDAGGRFQPDLQISNSPEGNLTDQLPPSQENVGVINIGERSVPLLLERVVSKQNEQYWQFSSDTLTSVPEVIENTEPTLVSRYTVDSLDGKKLFGYQLADLVAALTMIVTSFVLTYVAVWLLYHLLRIVYPYLRGTPLPLPNKVILPLSVVIMALILSEVMVYAGVSVTLREPVNRFTDIASWLALTWLLLRVIDAIFTRAVNLSYKKNYTERVSILGLLRKVVKALLLIFAVIVIFGNLGFDLTTGIAALGVGGLALALGAQKTIENLVGSVVVVADSPVRIGDYCKFGTYEGTVIDIGIRSSRVRTLSRTIVTVPNGDFSSMQIENFTSRDMFRFFHYLYIKRTADLDVIFKMVNDLDEFIKEHDLTNQEWNQVNILELRQDCYVIQLQAYVNAIGIIEFYDKQNALFVDILKKVAKYKVEHALPTQQLIVNQAELEHHVGSSTDESAEGNESDNSSNSANHEVSDNKEVNTSVYRKDYNDDGVNIRKDSDKAKNDVASHHKFSMATVSRSGALKALKHKSHMLRKSKFKHTKNKSGFSIWNQP, encoded by the coding sequence ATGCCATTTATAGTCGCAATGCTATTACTGACTATGCTGTTGAGTATTGCCTTGCCAAATAATGCTTATGCTGTTGAGGCTGGTGCGCTTGGAGTGGGTAATGACAGTAGTGGAGAGACAGTAAGTACGCCATTGCCTGACTCATTTGGTCGAGATACACCGCGTCATACGGTACAAGGGTTTATCAGTGCGCTGGGTGAAAATGATTATTTGCTGGCAAGTAATTATCTCAACTTATCTAAGTCCGATAACCCAACGACCGTTGTGCGTCAGTTCAAACAAGCACTGGATGCCGGGGGGCGTTTTCAGCCGGATCTACAGATTAGCAATTCACCTGAGGGTAATCTAACTGACCAACTGCCACCTAGCCAAGAAAATGTCGGTGTGATTAATATCGGGGAGCGAAGTGTTCCGCTATTGCTAGAAAGGGTAGTCTCAAAACAGAACGAACAATATTGGCAATTCTCTAGCGATACGCTGACCTCAGTACCAGAAGTGATAGAGAATACTGAGCCGACCTTAGTCTCGCGCTATACGGTTGATTCTTTAGATGGCAAAAAGCTTTTCGGTTATCAACTAGCTGATTTGGTCGCCGCGCTCACCATGATTGTGACTAGCTTTGTACTTACTTATGTCGCGGTATGGTTGCTATACCACTTATTAAGGATTGTTTATCCGTATTTGCGTGGTACGCCATTGCCGTTACCTAACAAAGTAATATTGCCACTCTCTGTGGTCATTATGGCATTGATACTATCAGAGGTGATGGTTTATGCAGGCGTATCGGTAACACTACGTGAGCCAGTCAATCGCTTTACGGATATAGCCTCTTGGTTGGCGCTGACTTGGTTACTATTACGAGTGATCGATGCGATATTTACTCGAGCGGTAAATCTGAGCTACAAGAAAAACTATACTGAGCGAGTCTCAATTTTGGGACTGCTGCGTAAGGTCGTCAAAGCGCTATTACTGATATTTGCAGTGATTGTTATTTTTGGCAATTTGGGTTTTGATTTGACCACTGGTATTGCCGCACTGGGTGTGGGTGGTTTGGCGTTGGCCCTTGGTGCGCAAAAGACGATTGAAAACTTAGTTGGTAGTGTCGTCGTCGTCGCAGATTCACCTGTGCGTATCGGTGACTATTGTAAGTTTGGTACTTACGAAGGGACAGTTATCGACATTGGTATTCGCTCATCGCGTGTACGGACCTTGTCGCGGACGATTGTTACGGTACCAAATGGTGACTTTTCATCGATGCAGATCGAAAACTTTACCTCTCGCGATATGTTTCGTTTTTTCCACTACTTATATATTAAGCGTACCGCTGATCTTGACGTAATATTCAAAATGGTTAATGACTTGGATGAATTTATAAAAGAGCATGATTTGACCAATCAAGAATGGAATCAGGTCAATATTTTGGAGCTGCGCCAAGATTGCTATGTTATTCAGTTGCAAGCTTATGTGAATGCTATTGGTATCATTGAGTTCTATGACAAACAAAACGCTTTGTTTGTCGATATATTAAAGAAAGTCGCGAAATATAAAGTAGAACATGCATTGCCGACTCAGCAGTTGATTGTTAATCAAGCTGAACTTGAACATCATGTGGGAAGTAGCACTGATGAATCAGCAGAAGGAAATGAATCAGATAACAGTAGTAACTCTGCTAATCATGAAGTGTCTGATAACAAGGAAGTAAACACAAGCGTATACAGGAAAGATTACAACGACGATGGCGTTAATATTCGTAAAGATAGCGACAAGGCTAAAAATGATGTTGCAAGTCACCACAAATTCTCTATGGCGACCGTCAGCAGAAGTGGTGCGCTTAAGGCACTAAAGCATAAAAGTCATATGCTAAGAAAAAGTAAGTTTAAGCATACTAAAAATAAGTCGGGCTTTTCTATATGGAACCAGCCTTAA
- the ahcY gene encoding adenosylhomocysteinase gives MDAVSTTPSAHTIDPSFTDYKVADISLADYGRREITLAEAEMPALMGLRRRYEADQPLKGAKIAGCIHMTIQTAVLIETLVALGAEVRWTSCNIFSTQDHAAAAIAAAGISVYAWKGETEEEYEWCLRQQVHVGGEASGQLWDANLILDDGGDLTALIHSDYAELLDNIHGISEETTTGVHRLVEMLGKGTLKVPAINVNDAVTKSKNDNKYGCRHSLNDAIKRATDMFLAGRRALVIGYGDVGKGSTQSLRQEGMIVRVSEVDPICAMQACMDGFEVLSPYIDGDNTGGAASINKRLLEDTDMIVTTTGNYHVCDRHMLAALKPGAVVCNIGHFDTEIDTQFMRDNWRWVEIKPQVHQIFRSDDENDYLILLAEGRLVNLGNATGHPSRVMDGSFANQVLAQMYLFEEKFADLPADQRTDNLYVKVLPKKLDEEVAAAMVAGFNGTLTKLTQKQAEYLGVPVEGPFKPDAYKY, from the coding sequence ATGGACGCAGTGTCTACTACACCATCTGCCCATACGATCGATCCCTCTTTCACTGACTACAAAGTCGCTGACATCAGCCTTGCTGATTACGGCCGCCGTGAAATCACCCTTGCTGAAGCCGAAATGCCTGCCCTAATGGGCTTGCGTCGTCGCTACGAAGCCGACCAACCGCTTAAGGGCGCAAAAATCGCTGGCTGTATCCACATGACTATTCAGACTGCCGTACTTATCGAGACATTAGTCGCGCTAGGTGCTGAAGTACGCTGGACATCATGTAACATCTTCTCAACTCAAGACCATGCTGCTGCTGCGATTGCTGCTGCTGGTATCTCTGTTTATGCTTGGAAAGGCGAAACAGAAGAAGAGTATGAATGGTGCCTACGTCAGCAAGTACATGTTGGCGGCGAAGCGTCAGGCCAACTTTGGGATGCTAACTTAATCTTGGATGATGGCGGTGATTTGACCGCTTTGATTCACAGCGATTATGCAGAGCTGCTTGATAACATCCATGGTATCTCAGAAGAAACCACTACTGGCGTTCATCGCTTGGTTGAGATGCTTGGTAAAGGTACACTTAAAGTACCAGCCATCAACGTCAACGATGCAGTTACCAAGTCTAAAAATGACAACAAATACGGCTGCCGTCATAGCTTAAACGATGCTATTAAACGCGCTACCGATATGTTCCTTGCTGGTCGCCGCGCTTTAGTTATCGGTTATGGCGATGTAGGTAAAGGTTCTACACAAAGCTTACGCCAAGAGGGCATGATCGTACGTGTTTCAGAAGTTGACCCTATCTGTGCTATGCAGGCATGTATGGACGGCTTTGAAGTCTTATCACCATACATCGACGGTGACAATACTGGCGGCGCAGCCAGCATCAACAAGCGCTTGCTTGAAGACACTGATATGATCGTCACCACGACTGGTAACTATCACGTTTGTGACCGTCATATGCTAGCAGCCCTTAAGCCTGGTGCTGTGGTATGTAACATCGGTCACTTTGATACAGAAATCGACACACAGTTTATGCGTGACAACTGGCGCTGGGTTGAGATCAAGCCACAAGTTCATCAAATCTTCCGCTCAGACGATGAGAACGATTATTTGATCTTGCTTGCTGAAGGTCGCCTAGTGAACCTAGGTAACGCAACTGGTCACCCATCACGCGTGATGGACGGCTCATTTGCCAACCAAGTATTGGCTCAAATGTATCTGTTCGAAGAAAAATTTGCTGACTTGCCAGCTGACCAACGTACTGACAACCTATACGTAAAAGTACTGCCTAAAAAGTTAGACGAAGAAGTGGCCGCTGCGATGGTTGCAGGCTTTAACGGTACGCTAACCAAGCTGACCCAAAAGCAAGCTGAGTATTTGGGTGTGCCAGTTGAAGGTCCATTCAAGCCTGACGCTTATAAATACTAA
- a CDS encoding DNA-3-methyladenine glycosylase family protein: MNIQTIESINELEQQIAALITIEPRFAPVHKQVGTPNLRHNAGGFEQLMRAMVGQQLSVAAAASIWKRLVDAELITPQAIREATDDTLKTQGLSKQKTRYVRSLVDHDIDFAALETLPNEEVITTLTAVTGIGRWTAEMYLLFSLKRADILAVDDLAIKVAAMELLGLAERPTPKQLKDLTQHWSPHRSAASLLLWSYYGSLRDKTAVPL, translated from the coding sequence ATGAACATACAGACTATTGAAAGCATTAACGAACTAGAACAGCAAATTGCTGCACTGATTACCATTGAACCAAGGTTCGCCCCTGTCCATAAGCAGGTCGGCACACCTAATCTTAGGCACAACGCAGGTGGGTTTGAGCAGTTGATGAGAGCGATGGTCGGTCAGCAGTTATCAGTTGCCGCCGCTGCCAGCATTTGGAAACGGTTGGTTGATGCAGAATTAATCACTCCGCAAGCTATACGCGAGGCGACAGATGATACTTTGAAGACACAAGGATTGTCTAAGCAAAAAACTCGTTATGTGCGTTCATTAGTAGATCATGATATAGACTTTGCAGCCTTAGAAACTTTGCCAAATGAAGAAGTCATAACAACCTTGACAGCTGTGACAGGGATTGGACGTTGGACAGCTGAGATGTATTTACTATTTTCGCTAAAACGTGCAGACATACTCGCTGTCGATGATTTGGCCATTAAAGTTGCAGCCATGGAGTTATTAGGCTTAGCAGAGCGCCCAACACCCAAGCAGCTTAAAGACTTAACTCAGCACTGGTCACCTCATCGCAGTGCTGCCAGCCTATTGCTTTGGTCGTACTACGGCTCATTACGTGATAAAACCGCAGTACCTTTATAG
- a CDS encoding TonB-dependent receptor plug domain-containing protein has product MSVTRASSRTYLRLSILSALGLLAVNTAMAATSENTSINDSNLPQVELDEIVVTATRTPTKTSNVIAQTRVINKEELQRYQGQTVLDVLKRQPGIAFKQNGGLGASSNFYMRGYDSKQVLVLIDGIRYSSVSAGGAALNLLPADQIDRIEVLYGASGSSIYGADAMGGVIQVFTKGSNIDRSSMSVTAGIGSNDHYVYGASAQLANTNGTTLSLSASHNETDGINATRPDPSNQNDPYNKDADGFESDSVSLAVNQRFGDTLLTGASILYSKSTTEYDDGIFEDVHADQENGAAQAYVDWQYMPDASVKIQYGHSVDKSESYAKYPNVFDGTQDQISLVGKNKLLAGEAVYGLEYLTQDLDSTAYSIDDRNVKSAFAGYVVANDRFDAQANLRYDDDSRYGDETTYNLGGAMHLSPNFRVGASYAKGFRAPVFNDLSPAYGGDLNLNPETSDNYEVFAQYDSTRHSTRLTGYRSDVDNLIAYSNFKAKNINSAKIEGISLTSDWEMNDYLFGGSYDYQKAEDSSGGSDDSNSLPYRPEHKGLVYVGYRLPSLDIRAEYQYVGDYYSRITNTDSQFVDNYGLLNISGNYKLTDNLSMTARLNNITNEDYITDIGYNTDGINYFTSLTYNWY; this is encoded by the coding sequence ATGTCTGTAACACGTGCATCTTCACGTACCTATCTTCGTTTAAGTATTTTGAGCGCGCTTGGTTTACTTGCAGTAAATACTGCAATGGCAGCTACCTCTGAAAACACTTCCATCAACGATAGCAATTTGCCACAAGTTGAGCTTGATGAAATTGTCGTAACAGCCACTCGCACACCTACTAAGACAAGCAATGTAATTGCGCAAACACGAGTAATTAATAAAGAAGAGTTACAACGTTATCAAGGTCAAACTGTTTTGGACGTACTCAAACGTCAGCCAGGCATTGCTTTTAAACAAAACGGTGGTCTTGGCGCTTCTTCAAACTTTTATATGCGCGGCTACGATAGCAAACAAGTCCTCGTATTGATTGATGGTATACGTTATAGCTCAGTCAGTGCTGGAGGCGCCGCTTTAAACTTGCTACCTGCTGATCAAATTGATCGAATTGAAGTTCTCTATGGTGCATCAGGTTCTAGCATCTATGGTGCGGATGCGATGGGCGGTGTGATTCAAGTATTCACTAAAGGCAGCAATATAGATCGAAGTAGCATGTCAGTTACCGCGGGTATCGGCTCAAACGATCATTACGTATATGGTGCAAGCGCACAACTTGCCAATACTAATGGTACTACATTAAGTCTTTCAGCCAGTCACAACGAAACAGATGGTATCAATGCGACCCGACCAGATCCCAGTAATCAAAACGACCCTTATAACAAAGACGCTGATGGTTTTGAGAGCGACAGTGTAAGCCTAGCAGTCAATCAGCGTTTTGGCGATACGTTACTGACAGGTGCTAGTATCTTGTATAGTAAATCCACTACTGAATATGACGACGGTATTTTTGAAGACGTTCATGCTGATCAAGAAAACGGCGCAGCGCAAGCTTATGTCGACTGGCAATATATGCCTGATGCCTCTGTTAAGATCCAATATGGTCACTCTGTTGATAAAAGTGAGTCTTATGCTAAGTATCCGAACGTATTCGATGGTACTCAAGACCAGATTAGCTTAGTTGGTAAAAACAAGCTGCTAGCTGGTGAAGCTGTTTATGGTCTCGAATACCTCACTCAAGACTTAGACAGTACGGCTTACAGTATTGATGACCGTAATGTCAAAAGTGCCTTTGCTGGCTATGTCGTCGCCAATGACCGCTTTGATGCCCAAGCTAACCTACGCTACGATGATGACTCACGTTATGGTGATGAAACCACCTATAATTTGGGCGGTGCGATGCATCTTAGTCCTAATTTTCGTGTTGGTGCGAGCTATGCTAAAGGCTTCCGCGCACCTGTCTTTAATGATTTAAGTCCTGCATATGGTGGCGATCTTAACCTTAATCCTGAGACTAGCGACAACTATGAAGTATTTGCTCAGTACGATAGCACTCGGCACAGCACACGTCTGACAGGTTATCGCAGTGATGTGGATAATTTAATTGCTTACTCTAATTTCAAAGCAAAGAATATCAATAGCGCTAAGATTGAAGGCATATCATTAACCTCTGACTGGGAAATGAACGACTATCTGTTTGGCGGCAGCTATGACTACCAGAAGGCAGAAGACAGTAGTGGCGGAAGTGATGATAGCAACTCTCTTCCCTACCGTCCTGAACACAAGGGCTTGGTATATGTCGGATACCGTCTGCCAAGTTTAGATATACGCGCTGAATATCAGTATGTAGGGGACTATTACAGCAGAATTACCAATACTGACTCTCAATTTGTAGACAACTATGGATTGCTGAACATCAGTGGTAACTACAAACTTACTGATAATTTGTCTATGACTGCACGTCTAAACAACATCACTAACGAAGATTATATAACAGATATTGGCTATAATACTGACGGTATTAACTACTTTACCTCTCTAACCTACAACTGGTACTAA